The stretch of DNA CTTCCTGCGCCAGACGCATGAAGTGCTCGAGTTCACCGAGGAAGAACCGACTGCGCGGCGGATACGCAAAACCCAGCGTTGCCAGCGCATCGAGCACCCGATAGCGACCGAAGTTGCGACCGTACTGGGTTTCAACCCCGATAATCGCGACGATGATTTCGGCGGGCACGCCATAGCGGGCTTCGGCCTGGCTGAGCAGATCGCGGTGGGTGTTCCAGAACTGCACCCCGCCGTCGATCCGGGTGGGCGTCACGAACAGCTGGCGATACTGATGCCACGGTTTGGCCTCATAAGGACGCGTGATGGCATCGATGATGTCCTGCTTGTAGACCGCCTCGTTCAGCAGCGCGCGAACCGCGGGTTCCGACAGGCCATCCTGATCGACCAGGCGGCGCACCAGCGCCTCGCTCTCAGCCGCATCGATCCAGGTCGGCGGGGCATCCAAGGCCGCGGCCAGCGATGCCTGAGAAAACGACCAGACGGCAAACCAGGCTGCGGTGGAAAAGCGGAGCAATCGTTTCATGGAGCAAGCATCTTCTTGTGTGTCTGGATCGACATGAGCATACCGAAGCCCGCCAGCAGGGTCACCATCGAGGTTCCACCATAGCTGATCAGCGGAAGCGGCACACCCACCACCGGCAATACGCCGCTGACCATGCCGGTGTTGACGAGCACGTAGAACAGAAAGGTAAAACTCAGGCTGGCGGCGAGCAGCCGTTCGAAGCCGTTCTGTCCGTTTGCGGAAATCCGCAGTCCGCGCACGGTGACTGCAATATAAAGTGCCAATAGCAACAGCAATCCGATGAGCCCAAACTCCTCGCCGTAGACGGCAAAGATGAAATCGGTCGTGCCTTCCGGCAAGAATTGCAGATGCGCCTGGCTACCATTGAGCCAGCCCTTACCGAACAACCCCCCGGAACCGAGCGCGATCTTGGATTGGATGATGTGATAGCCCGATCCCAACGGATCGGCTTCAGGGTCGAGCAGGGTGAGCACGCGTCGGCGCTGGTAGTCGTGCATCAGATTCCAGACCAGCGGCATCGCGGCCGCCAGCGTTCCGGCCAGTGACAGGATCCAGCGCCATGACAGCCCCCCGAGGAACAGGACGGCCACACCCGAGGTGGCGACCAGTACGGCAGTCCCCAGATCCGGCTGTTCGGCAATCAACAATACCGGCCCGCCAATCAGGAGCAGGATGATCGGCACATCCCAGCCGGCAGGCGGGATTCCCCGGTCCTGCAGATAGCGGGCGGCCATCAGCGGCATCGCCAGCTTCATCATTTCCGAGGGTTGAAAGCGGATCACACCCAAGTCCAGCCAGCGCTGCGCCCCTTTGCCGATATCGCCCAGCAGCATCACCAGAATGAGCAGGATCAACCCGATCCCGTAGAGACCCGGCGCCAAGCGATAGAGCCATTGGCTCGGAATCTGAGCCACCGTGAGCATCACCCCGAAGGCCAGGCCCAATCGCATCAGCTGGCGAAACAACAGGTCCATGTTCTCACCGCCGGCACTGTAGAGAATGATCAGACCGATGGTCGACAACAGACTCAACAGGACCAACAGCGGCAGATC from Candidatus Macondimonas diazotrophica encodes:
- the mltB gene encoding lytic murein transglycosylase B, which translates into the protein MKRLLRFSTAAWFAVWSFSQASLAAALDAPPTWIDAAESEALVRRLVDQDGLSEPAVRALLNEAVYKQDIIDAITRPYEAKPWHQYRQLFVTPTRIDGGVQFWNTHRDLLSQAEARYGVPAEIIVAIIGVETQYGRNFGRYRVLDALATLGFAYPPRSRFFLGELEHFMRLAQEEKIDPRQTLGSYAGAMGMGQFIPSSYRAYAVDFDADGQRNLWQPADAIGSVANYFARHGWTKGAPVAYPAEATTPESQALGNQKRETPHTVGVLRQAGVRSSAQVPAAQPANLLMLDQQDGPEYWLALPNFYVITRYNHSVLYAMAVFQLSQEIRHADQAGP
- the rodA gene encoding rod shape-determining protein RodA; this encodes MRAPFRDWPTRLHVDLPLLVLLSLLSTIGLIILYSAGGENMDLLFRQLMRLGLAFGVMLTVAQIPSQWLYRLAPGLYGIGLILLILVMLLGDIGKGAQRWLDLGVIRFQPSEMMKLAMPLMAARYLQDRGIPPAGWDVPIILLLIGGPVLLIAEQPDLGTAVLVATSGVAVLFLGGLSWRWILSLAGTLAAAMPLVWNLMHDYQRRRVLTLLDPEADPLGSGYHIIQSKIALGSGGLFGKGWLNGSQAHLQFLPEGTTDFIFAVYGEEFGLIGLLLLLALYIAVTVRGLRISANGQNGFERLLAASLSFTFLFYVLVNTGMVSGVLPVVGVPLPLISYGGTSMVTLLAGFGMLMSIQTHKKMLAP